The Candidatus Nanopelagicales bacterium genome contains the following window.
GCTTTTGAAATCCGGGTGCTCGGATTGCGTGGACATTCACCCCTCCTGAGGCCGGGGAACGATTCCCTGGCGTTTGATTGTGTCCTCGACGCTGCTGCCGGGTGTGGAGCGACGCCTTGACCGGGACGGTTGTGACCGCGACTCGGTTGCCTCACCGTAAACCCACGCCATGACGGCTCGGTGTCTCGGTTGTTTCACGATTGTTACGGGTCAATCATCGTGGGTCTGCATTCCTGCCTGAGCGGCGGGGGAGTTAGCCTCATCACATGGATCGCCGCGACATTGGTACCTGGATCGCCGGACCTCGAGCCGCGCTTGAGGATCAGGGCTTCGAACTGGGATACCGGGGCGAGCGGTTGGGATTGCCGGAGAACGGTCCCGGCTCGGCTGCCACGCTGGGGCGCCGGATCGGTGCGATCTTCATTGACTGGATTGCCTGCGCAATTGTCGCCCAACTGATCTTTCCGCAATTCAGCTACGGCAGCCAGGGCTCGGCGATGGCGACCCTCGGCGTCTTCTTTGTGGTGGTCTCGATTTTCACGGTCTTGGGTGGGGCATCGTTTGGACAGCGGATTGTCGGTATCCGGGTCGCCGCTCTGAATAGGCCCTACGTCAATCCCCTGTTCGCGGTGCTGCGGACGTTGCTCATCTGCCTCGTGGTGCCGGCTGTGATTTGGGATCGCGACGGTCGCGGTTTGCACGATCGGGCCGCCGGAACTGTCGTCCTCAAGGCCCGATAGGCCGCGCGCTCAACACCCGAGCACCGTCGCGACTACCTGCGTGGCAGTCGCTTGATGTTCTGCAATGCCGGCGCCCGCCGGTCCAGGTTCTGCAGTTCCCGCAAATGAGTGAGGACCGCATTGGTGTAGCGGGTGGTCTTTGAACGGGTAATCCGGCGGGAGTTGGGCAGTTCGACGGTCAGCATCCAGCCAGGCAGTTTGGAGTTGAACCACGAGCCCATCGTGCCGGTGTACGCGCGATTGCAACGCTCCAAACCGAGACCGGTCAGTTTGGCGAA
Protein-coding sequences here:
- a CDS encoding RDD family protein; amino-acid sequence: MDRRDIGTWIAGPRAALEDQGFELGYRGERLGLPENGPGSAATLGRRIGAIFIDWIACAIVAQLIFPQFSYGSQGSAMATLGVFFVVVSIFTVLGGASFGQRIVGIRVAALNRPYVNPLFAVLRTLLICLVVPAVIWDRDGRGLHDRAAGTVVLKAR